A portion of the Leifsonia sp. EB41 genome contains these proteins:
- a CDS encoding DUF2252 domain-containing protein: MTTIATPLTETELYDAGRQARTQVPRSAQAEYTPPPGRDPLGILHEQNESRLPNLVQLRMQRMATDPFAFYRGTAALQAADMREAPTSGAEVVICGDAHVSNFGIYRSPERAMVFDINDFDEASVGPWEWDVRRLLASVVLAGRSLGMGGSDLRAIVVSAAAMYRNSLRNALQSTLIGRYFRPTSLVDRQILSPDSERMIKRTLKESEKRTSERVARRSLEEGGDGGVQFVENPPVLTRLEPEVRALIESVFTAYRATVPTNLALMLSQYTVLDAARRVVGVGSVGTRCFILALGDPTGDVLILQLKEASRSVVQQYGGVVPVVGYLDPELEALHQGYRVVGCQRILQAVSDPFLGYLNVEDYSFYMRIFRNRNASFEIADMNRAQFSDYAQSCAVVLGRAHARSPKAQFAAGYMGTGGAFVRAVSEWAHSYANQSEADYATFVDAVRAGDFS, translated from the coding sequence ATGACGACGATCGCGACCCCGCTCACCGAAACCGAGCTCTACGACGCCGGCCGCCAGGCCCGCACGCAGGTGCCGCGGTCCGCGCAGGCGGAGTACACGCCGCCGCCCGGGCGCGACCCCCTCGGCATCCTGCACGAGCAGAACGAGTCCCGGCTCCCGAACCTCGTGCAGTTGCGCATGCAGCGGATGGCCACCGACCCGTTCGCCTTCTACCGGGGCACGGCCGCCCTCCAGGCCGCGGACATGCGGGAGGCCCCGACCTCCGGCGCCGAGGTCGTGATCTGCGGCGACGCGCACGTGAGCAACTTCGGCATCTACCGTTCGCCGGAGCGCGCGATGGTGTTCGACATCAACGACTTCGACGAGGCGTCCGTGGGCCCGTGGGAGTGGGACGTGCGGCGGCTGCTGGCCAGCGTCGTCCTGGCCGGGCGCTCGCTCGGGATGGGCGGCTCCGACCTGCGCGCCATCGTGGTCTCGGCGGCCGCGATGTACCGCAACTCGCTGCGGAACGCCCTCCAGAGCACGCTCATCGGCCGGTACTTCCGGCCGACCAGCCTGGTGGACCGGCAGATCCTCAGCCCGGACAGCGAGCGCATGATCAAACGCACCCTCAAGGAGTCGGAGAAGCGCACGAGTGAGCGCGTCGCCCGGCGCTCCCTCGAGGAGGGCGGCGACGGCGGTGTGCAGTTCGTCGAGAACCCGCCGGTGCTCACCCGACTGGAGCCGGAGGTCCGCGCCCTCATCGAGTCGGTCTTCACCGCGTACCGCGCGACGGTCCCCACGAACCTCGCGCTGATGCTGTCGCAGTACACCGTGCTCGACGCCGCGCGCCGCGTCGTCGGCGTCGGCAGTGTCGGCACGCGCTGCTTCATCCTCGCGCTCGGCGACCCGACCGGCGACGTGCTCATCCTCCAGCTCAAGGAGGCCAGCCGCTCCGTGGTCCAGCAGTACGGCGGGGTCGTGCCCGTCGTCGGCTACCTGGACCCGGAGCTGGAGGCGCTGCACCAGGGCTACCGGGTGGTCGGCTGCCAGCGCATCCTGCAGGCGGTGTCCGACCCGTTCCTCGGTTACCTGAACGTGGAGGACTACAGCTTCTACATGCGCATCTTCCGCAACCGGAACGCCTCGTTCGAGATCGCCGACATGAACCGCGCCCAGTTCAGCGACTACGCGCAGTCGTGCGCCGTGGTTCTCGGCCGCGCGCACGCGCGCTCGCCGAAGGCGCAGTTCGCGGCCGGGTACATGGGGACGGGGGGCGCGTTCGTGCGGGCGGTGTCCGAATGGGCGCACTCCTACGCGAACCAGTCCGAGGCGGACTACGCGACCTTCGTCGACGCGGTCCGCGCCGGCGACTTCAGCTGA
- a CDS encoding GNAT family N-acetyltransferase, which produces MHVRLRPVDDTDADAAFEMMRDPEAVRMAAFTAADPDDRADFDARWRRHLGDPAITMRAVEADGDFAGTVAAFTLDGDREVTYWIRRELWGNGIATAALLLLVAAEPGRPLHARVAAANIGSQRVLARAGFVETGRETSYAAGAGRPVEELLLELR; this is translated from the coding sequence ATGCATGTGCGACTCCGGCCGGTGGACGACACCGACGCCGACGCCGCGTTCGAGATGATGCGCGACCCGGAGGCCGTGCGGATGGCGGCGTTCACCGCCGCCGACCCCGACGACCGGGCCGACTTCGACGCGCGGTGGCGACGGCACCTCGGCGATCCCGCGATCACGATGCGCGCGGTGGAGGCCGACGGCGACTTCGCGGGAACGGTCGCGGCGTTCACCCTCGACGGCGACCGCGAGGTCACATACTGGATCCGCCGCGAGCTCTGGGGCAACGGCATCGCGACCGCGGCGCTCCTGCTGCTCGTCGCGGCGGAGCCGGGCCGGCCGCTGCACGCGCGGGTCGCCGCGGCCAACATCGGCTCGCAGCGGGTGCTGGCACGTGCCGGGTTCGTGGAGACCGGCCGCGAGACCTCCTATGCGGCGGGTGCAGGGAGGCCGGTGGAGGAGCTGCTGCTCGAGCTGCGCTGA
- a CDS encoding alpha/beta fold hydrolase, whose amino-acid sequence MPPLATADDGVPIAFEERGSGVPLLLIAGQATGMHGWGPFADALAEDFRVIVFDHRGIGDSGAGDPAAYSTRQFADDALAVLDEAGVSAAHVLGHSMGGRVAQWLAAEHPSRVRRLVLIGTTASDRAGGADNRRDPAVIGDLLSGDRERMLPLFFDADWARSNPEAVAGFFDRVASRAALRGHFAASRDHDAREALGRIRAETLVIHGREDALTPVAHARLLAESIPDARMLELDARHGLHLDTPDVAQAVRAFLSAPVSDHQPSRGT is encoded by the coding sequence GTGCCCCCTCTCGCGACCGCCGACGACGGTGTGCCGATCGCGTTCGAGGAGCGGGGGAGCGGCGTCCCGTTGCTGCTCATCGCCGGGCAGGCGACCGGGATGCACGGCTGGGGGCCGTTCGCGGACGCCCTCGCCGAGGACTTCCGCGTCATCGTGTTCGACCATCGCGGCATCGGCGACAGCGGCGCGGGCGACCCTGCCGCGTACAGCACCCGGCAGTTCGCCGACGACGCGCTCGCCGTGCTCGACGAGGCGGGCGTCTCCGCCGCGCACGTGCTCGGGCACTCGATGGGCGGGCGGGTGGCGCAGTGGCTCGCGGCCGAGCATCCGTCGCGGGTTCGCCGGCTGGTGCTCATCGGCACGACGGCCAGCGACCGGGCCGGCGGAGCGGACAACCGGCGCGACCCCGCCGTCATCGGCGACCTCCTGAGCGGGGACCGGGAGCGGATGCTGCCGCTGTTCTTCGACGCGGACTGGGCGCGGTCCAACCCGGAGGCCGTGGCCGGGTTCTTCGACCGGGTCGCGTCGCGGGCGGCGCTGCGCGGGCACTTCGCCGCGAGCCGGGACCACGACGCGCGGGAGGCGCTCGGCCGGATCCGCGCGGAGACGCTCGTGATCCACGGCCGGGAGGACGCGCTCACGCCGGTCGCCCATGCGCGCCTGCTGGCCGAGAGCATCCCGGACGCGCGGATGCTCGAGCTCGACGCGCGGCACGGCCTCCACCTGGACACCCCGGACGTCGCGCAAGCGGTCCGCGCCTTCCTCAGCGCCCCCGTGAGCGACCACCAACCATCGAGGGGCACGTAA
- a CDS encoding MFS transporter, whose amino-acid sequence MANRWGAVTVLASAQFVMTLDSTVMNVSISTVVKDLHTTISAMQACITFYTLTMAAFMLLGAKLGDVWGRRRALVIGSIVYAIGSGTTALAPNIVVLFLGWSVVEGLGAVLVIPAIAALIADNYSGHARVTAFATIGAASGVAVAVGPLIGGFLTTYASWRYVFAGEVVIMAIVLLFRNVVADNGERLHIRIDFLSVLLSAAGLVLIVYGLLQTKTWGWILPTQQNINVLGISPVPFIVGIGAVLLWLFFLRQRRLIRLGRPPLLNTAILRLRQLRAGVGSLGIQYTVTAGLFFIVPIFLQLSLGLDALTTGLRIFPLSVALVLFSILGTVLARRLSPKLIARIGQYGLVLSSLVLLGSVDSKLDNWIFGAGMFLAGAALGLLASQLGNVTMSAVGDDELSEAGGVQGVYQNLGSSLGTALIGSVMIASLTTLFSGGVAASSLPDSVQQQIAAETKAGVAVVPVADVPKIATDAGLSQDQANELSSIYSTSQLEALRLSFAALAMVSLGAVFFSRNLPSSVLGKPEGEAAEEAEEDAPSR is encoded by the coding sequence ATGGCGAATCGGTGGGGCGCGGTCACCGTGCTGGCGTCGGCGCAGTTCGTGATGACGCTCGACAGCACCGTCATGAACGTCTCCATCTCGACCGTCGTCAAGGACCTGCACACGACCATCTCGGCCATGCAGGCGTGCATCACCTTCTACACACTGACGATGGCGGCTTTCATGCTGCTGGGCGCGAAGCTCGGCGACGTCTGGGGCCGCCGGCGCGCGCTCGTCATCGGCTCGATCGTGTACGCGATCGGCTCGGGAACGACCGCCCTCGCGCCCAACATCGTCGTGCTGTTCCTCGGCTGGTCGGTGGTGGAGGGGCTGGGCGCGGTGCTGGTCATCCCGGCCATCGCCGCGCTCATCGCGGACAACTACTCCGGGCACGCGCGCGTGACGGCGTTCGCCACGATCGGCGCGGCCTCCGGCGTGGCCGTCGCGGTCGGGCCGCTGATCGGCGGGTTCCTCACCACCTACGCGAGCTGGCGGTACGTGTTCGCGGGCGAGGTCGTCATCATGGCGATCGTGCTGCTGTTCCGCAACGTGGTCGCCGACAACGGCGAACGCCTGCACATCCGGATCGACTTCCTCTCCGTGCTTCTCTCGGCCGCCGGTCTGGTGCTCATCGTCTACGGCCTCCTGCAGACGAAGACCTGGGGCTGGATCCTGCCGACCCAGCAGAACATCAATGTCCTCGGGATCTCGCCGGTGCCGTTCATCGTCGGGATCGGGGCCGTGCTGCTCTGGCTGTTCTTCCTCCGCCAGCGCCGGTTGATCCGGCTCGGGAGGCCTCCGCTGCTGAACACCGCCATCCTGCGACTCCGGCAGCTCCGCGCGGGGGTGGGGAGCCTCGGCATCCAGTACACGGTGACCGCGGGCCTGTTCTTCATCGTGCCGATCTTCCTGCAGCTCTCGCTGGGGCTGGACGCGCTGACGACCGGGCTGCGGATCTTCCCGCTGTCCGTCGCGCTCGTGCTGTTCTCCATCCTCGGGACGGTGCTCGCGCGGAGGCTGTCGCCGAAGCTCATCGCCCGGATCGGCCAGTACGGGCTCGTGCTGTCAAGCCTGGTGCTGCTCGGCTCGGTGGACTCGAAGCTCGACAACTGGATCTTCGGCGCCGGGATGTTCCTGGCCGGCGCGGCCCTCGGCCTGCTCGCCTCCCAGCTCGGCAACGTGACCATGTCGGCGGTGGGCGACGACGAGCTGAGCGAGGCCGGAGGAGTGCAGGGGGTGTACCAGAACCTGGGATCGTCGCTCGGGACCGCGCTGATCGGCTCGGTGATGATCGCCTCCCTCACCACACTGTTCAGCGGCGGCGTGGCGGCGAGCAGCCTCCCGGACTCGGTGCAGCAGCAGATCGCCGCGGAGACGAAGGCCGGCGTCGCGGTCGTGCCGGTGGCCGACGTGCCGAAGATCGCGACGGACGCCGGCCTCTCGCAGGATCAGGCCAACGAGCTCTCCTCGATCTA
- a CDS encoding ABC transporter ATP-binding protein → METVLELRDVTFRRDGRHILEDIGFAVRAGEHWALLGPNGAGKSTVLGFCGAVAFPTSGTVDVLGRRLGRVELQELRRHIGHVNPRHPVRSPLTVTEVVLTGITGTLEPPMRWEPAAVEVARARDLIRTIGLDGLRDARWPTLSQGERGRALIARALVSEPRLLLLDEPTTGLDVAAREQLLETIDGLSIAVPELASVLVTHHLEELPETTSHALLLSHGRIVASGPIAEAVTTGTVSAAFEHPIRVEREEGRWSARAVRGESAQRSSSSSSSTGLPAPAA, encoded by the coding sequence ATGGAGACGGTGCTCGAACTGCGCGACGTGACCTTCCGGCGTGACGGCCGGCACATCCTGGAGGACATCGGTTTCGCCGTGCGCGCGGGGGAGCACTGGGCGCTGCTCGGCCCGAACGGCGCAGGGAAGAGCACAGTCCTCGGCTTCTGCGGCGCCGTCGCGTTCCCCACCTCCGGCACCGTCGACGTGCTCGGGCGGCGGCTCGGGCGGGTCGAGCTGCAGGAGCTCCGCAGGCACATCGGCCACGTGAACCCGCGTCATCCGGTGCGCTCGCCGCTCACCGTGACGGAGGTCGTCCTCACCGGGATCACCGGCACGCTGGAGCCTCCGATGCGCTGGGAGCCGGCCGCCGTGGAGGTCGCCCGCGCCCGCGACCTGATCCGCACGATCGGCCTCGACGGACTGCGCGACGCCCGCTGGCCCACGCTCTCCCAGGGGGAGCGCGGGCGGGCCCTGATCGCGCGGGCGCTGGTGTCCGAGCCGCGGCTCCTGCTGCTGGACGAGCCGACGACCGGGCTCGACGTCGCCGCGCGGGAGCAGCTGCTGGAGACGATCGACGGACTGTCGATCGCCGTGCCCGAGCTTGCGAGCGTGCTCGTCACGCACCACCTGGAGGAGCTGCCGGAGACGACCTCGCACGCCCTCCTCCTGTCGCACGGGCGCATCGTCGCGTCCGGCCCGATCGCGGAGGCCGTGACGACCGGGACGGTGAGCGCGGCGTTCGAGCACCCGATCCGGGTGGAGCGCGAGGAGGGGCGGTGGAGCGCGCGGGCGGTGCGGGGTGAGAGTGCTCAGCGCAGCTCGAGCAGCAGCTCCTCCACCGGCCTCCCTGCACCCGCCGCATAG
- a CDS encoding OmpA family protein — MKGGARSRRFLAFVAVAGVLAVGAGLTACTSATAAGQACDQSHKRNLGVVAGSTANAPAVAVPASATDQLKAAGTTNGSVTVVIPSGTPQTMGTTSLGSSAQDAIVCQNDQRTKLTQIGGYLAGLKAATPEVDFLGAIGQAARDLGDHPLGVLVIGNGLQTADPLNFAGSGLLYADPEQVVSDLRSRNLLPTDLKGVTVYWSGMGDTAGAQQPLTVPARSNLTAIWTAVVKAAGGTLSLLPEPASGAAATGLPAVTPVPVEAVATKTDWSHPVVIRNSDLHFVKDTATFSDPAAAQQLLSTLAPSIEQAGGVITITGTASKDQATNNTADTALSLRRANAVKAALVSLGVPESKLATAGVGFQWCGWQSETDASGSYSDALAEQNRSVILTSSGVSLCG; from the coding sequence ATGAAGGGCGGTGCGAGGTCCCGCCGGTTCCTCGCGTTCGTCGCCGTCGCCGGAGTCCTCGCGGTGGGCGCCGGCCTCACCGCGTGCACGTCGGCGACCGCCGCCGGCCAGGCGTGCGACCAGTCGCACAAGCGCAACCTCGGCGTCGTCGCGGGCAGCACCGCCAACGCCCCCGCCGTGGCCGTGCCCGCGAGCGCCACCGACCAGCTCAAGGCGGCAGGGACCACCAACGGCAGCGTGACGGTGGTCATCCCCTCGGGGACGCCGCAGACGATGGGCACCACGTCGCTGGGTTCCAGCGCGCAGGACGCGATCGTCTGCCAGAACGACCAGCGCACCAAGCTCACCCAGATCGGCGGCTACCTCGCGGGCCTCAAGGCCGCGACGCCCGAGGTGGACTTCCTCGGCGCGATCGGCCAGGCCGCCCGCGACCTCGGCGACCATCCCCTCGGTGTGCTCGTCATCGGCAACGGCCTCCAGACCGCCGACCCCCTGAACTTCGCCGGCAGCGGCCTGCTCTACGCCGACCCGGAACAGGTGGTGTCCGATCTCCGCTCGCGGAACCTCCTCCCCACCGATCTGAAGGGCGTCACCGTCTACTGGTCCGGCATGGGCGACACGGCCGGGGCGCAGCAGCCGCTCACCGTCCCCGCACGCAGCAATCTGACCGCCATCTGGACCGCCGTCGTCAAGGCCGCGGGCGGGACCCTCTCGCTGCTGCCCGAGCCGGCCTCCGGGGCGGCCGCGACGGGACTGCCGGCCGTAACCCCCGTGCCGGTGGAGGCCGTGGCGACGAAGACGGACTGGTCGCATCCGGTGGTCATCCGCAACAGCGACCTCCACTTCGTCAAGGACACCGCGACGTTCTCCGACCCCGCAGCCGCGCAGCAGCTCCTCTCGACGCTCGCGCCGTCGATCGAGCAGGCCGGCGGCGTGATCACGATCACGGGCACCGCGTCCAAGGACCAGGCCACGAACAACACCGCCGACACGGCGCTGTCGCTTCGCCGGGCGAACGCCGTGAAGGCCGCCCTTGTGTCGCTGGGCGTACCGGAGTCGAAGCTCGCGACGGCCGGCGTCGGTTTCCAGTGGTGCGGCTGGCAGAGCGAGACCGACGCCTCCGGCTCCTACTCGGACGCCCTCGCCGAGCAGAACCGCTCGGTCATCCTCACGTCGTCCGGAGTGTCCCTCTGCGGCTGA